A window of the Sardina pilchardus chromosome 21, fSarPil1.1, whole genome shotgun sequence genome harbors these coding sequences:
- the LOC134068926 gene encoding CD82 antigen-like, whose amino-acid sequence MGKGCITATKYFLFLFNLLFFIFGALIMGFGLWVLLDTQSFITVLQDTSVALQVCPYILIGVGGFSMLMGFLGCLGAIYEIRCLLALYFVCLLLILLAQVAAAVLIYFYRDPLRNGLTDAVTKILKNYPGQNKAPEQAWDYIQRTMECCGWTGRVDWEENPVVVNSSQLLYPCSCRNVSMATQNNATETGFCDADSPDWPVYEEGCMNNVESWLFTNYGVILGICLGVAVIELLGMILSMGLCKSVHQEDYTKVPKY is encoded by the exons atCTTCGGAGCCCTGATTATGGGATTTGGCCTCTGGGTTCTCCTGGACACACAAAGCTTCATCACTGTCCTAC aggaCACGTCGGTAGCGCTGCAGGTGTGCCCCTACATCCTGATTGGAGTGGGGGGGTTCTCCATGCTCATGGGCTTCCTGGGCTGCCTGGGGGCCATCTACGAGATACGCTGCCTCCTGGCcctg TACTTCGTCTGTCTGCTGCTGATTCTGCTGGCTCAGGTGGCGGCTGCTGTCCTCATCTACTTCTACAGAGacccg CTAAGGAACGGTCTGACAGATGCTGTTACCAAGATTCTGAAGAACTACCCTGGCCAGAACAAGGCCCCTGAGCAAGCCTGGGACTACATCCAGCGcacg aTGGAGTGCTGTGGCTGGACTGGCCGTGTGGACTGGGAGGAGAACCCCGTGGTGGTCAACAGCTCTCAGCTGCTCTACCCCTGCTCCTGCCGCAACGTCTCCATGGCAACGCAGAACAACGCCACCGAGACCGGCTTCTGTGACGCTGACTCCCCCGACTGGCCCGTCTATGAAGag gGTTGTATGAACAATGTGGAGAGCTGGCTCTTCACCAACTACGGAGTGATTCTGGGCATCTGTCTTGGGGTGGCAGTCATTGAG ctgctgggTATGATATTGTCCATGGGCCTATGCAAGAGTGTCCACCAGGAGGACTACACCAAAGTGCCAAAGTACTGA